The genomic stretch GTCGGGCTTCCAGTCGTTCCAGTACCGCGAGATCGAATTCATCCTCGGCAACAAGAGCGCCACCCTGTTGCGCCCCCATGCCCACCGTCCGGAACTGCTGGCCGAACTGCAGCAGTCGCTGGCCACGCCATCGCTGTACGACGAGGCGATTCGCCTGATGGTCAGCGCCGGCCTGGCGATCGACCCGCAGCGCCTGACCTGCGACCCGACCCAGCCAACCGCCCATGACGCCTCGGTCGAAGCCGCCTGGCGAGTGGTCTACAAGAACCCGACGCAATACTGGGACCTGTACCAGTTGGCCGAGAAGTTCATCGACCTCGAAGACTCGTTCCGCCAGTGGCGCTTCCGCCATGTGACCACGGTCGAGCGGATCATCGGCTTCCAGCCAGGCACCGGCGGCACCGAAGGCGTGGGTTACCTGCGCAAGATGCTCGACACCGTGCTGTTCCCTGAACTGTGGCGCGTACGCTCCACCCTCTGAACACAGGGATTGTGGTTTACGCAGACAGTAAAAAGCCCCGGCATTCAGCGAATGCCGGGGCTTTTTAGTGGCTGACGGTTATCGCGCGACCGACAGCGCTCGTGTGCGGGCAACCCGCATGCGGTAGGCCACGTACAGGATCGCGACCCAGACCGGAATCGCGAACACCGACGCCCGTATGCCCGGGATCGCCAGCATCACGCAGACGATCATGAGCATGAAGGCCAGGCACAGGTAGTTGGTGTAGGGCGACCAGAATGCCTTGAAGCCCGGGACGATGCCTTTGAGGTGCATGGCCTTGCGGAACTTCAGGTGCGTCAGGCTGATCAGCGCCCAGTTGATCATCAGCGAAGCAACCACCAGGGCCATCAACAGCTCCAGCGCACCGTGGGGTGCCACGTAGTTGACCACCACGCACAGCAGGGTGACCAGCGCCGAAACGCTCAACGCCAGCAGTGGCACGCCTTGCTTGGTCAGCTTCATCAACTGCTTGGGTGCATCGCCCTGTTCGGCCAGGCCGTAGAGCATGCGGCTGTTGCAGTAGACGCCGCTGTTATAGACCGAGAGTGCGGCGGTCAGGACCACGAAGTTGAGGATCTGCGCCGCCGTGTCGCTGCCGATCAAGGCAAAGATCTGCACGAACGGGCTGCCACTGTAGGCATCGCCGGAAGCGCCGAGGGTCTGCAACAGTTGGTCCCAAGGGTACAGCGAGAGCAGCACGGTGAGTGCGCCGACGTAGAAGATCAGCACCCGGTAAACCACCTGGTTGATCGCCTTGGGAATCACTTTGCGCGGCTCGCTGGCCTCGGCAGCGGTGATGCCCACCAGCTCCAGGCCACCGAAGGAGAACATGATGAACGCCATCGCCATCAGCAGGCCGGTGGTGCCATTGGGGAAGAATCCGCCGTGCTCCCACAGGTTGCTCACCGAGGCCTGCGGGCCGCCGGTACCACTGAACAGCATGTAGCAACCAAGGGCGATCATGCCGATGATGGCCACGACCTTGATGATCGCGAACCAGAACTCCATCTCGCCGAACACTTTGACGTTCATGGTGTTGATCAGGTTGACCAGCACAAAGAACACCGCCGCGCTGACCCAGGTCGGCACCTGCGGCCACCAGAACTGGATGTACTTGCCGACGGCGGTCAGCTCCGCCATGCCCACCAGCACGTACAGCACCCAGTAGTTCCAGCCGGACAGGAAACCGGCAAACCCGCCCCAGTAATTGTGGGCGAAGTGGCTGAAAGAACCGGCGACCGGTTCCTCGACAATCATTTCGCCGAGCTGGCGCATGATCAGGAAAGCGATGAACCCGGCAATCGCATAGCCGAGAATCATCGAGGGGCCCGCTGACTTGAGTACACCTGCGGAGCCGAGGAACAACCCTGTGCCAATGGCACCACCCAAGGCGATCAGCTGGATATGTCTGTTCTTCAGCCCTCGCTTGAGTGTGCCCTGTTGCTGTATTTCATCCGCCATCTGGTTACCTTCTAGTTGTTTTGGTCCGGCTGTGTTGCACCCCGACAGCTTATTCAATTACCGCCCGTTTGTGAGCGTCAGACGTTGCTTTCGGTGAATTTTTCGTAATATAGCTGCACCTTTTCCAGGCTTTGCGCCGCCAGCCAGGTCTTGATCGACTCGACCATCGGCGGTGGTCCGCAGACGTACATGTCGGCGGCGCTGTCGCGCCATTGGCTGGCATCGAAGTGCTCGGCGATGTAGCCGCGCTTGCCGGTCCAGGCTGGCGTGGGTTCGCTGACCACCTCGGTGTAGCGAAATCCCGGCAGGTGCTGGGCGTAGGCCTGGATGCGCGCGGCCTCGCACAGATCGGCTGCATCGCGCACCCCGTAGTACAGGTGCACCGGCTGATCACAACCGCGTGCGGCCATTTCGTCGAGCATCCCCAGCAGCGCCGACAAACCGGTGCCGCCGGCCACCAGCACCAGTGGCCGGGTGATGTGGCGCAGGTAAAACGCCCCCAGTGGCGCTTCCAGTTCGATGCGATCGCCGACCTGGCAACGCTGGCGGATGTAGTTGCTCATGGCGCCGTCCGGCAGCAGGCGAATCAGGAACTGCAGCTGATTGCTGGCGTCGGGGCGGTTGGCGAACGAGTAGGAACGTTTGCTGCTGGTGCCGGGAATCAGCAGCCGCGCGTATTGCCCCGGGAGGAAGTCCAGCAGCGGTGCGCCGGGCTCCAGCGCCAGGTGCAGGATCGCGGTGCTGGCCGAGACCTGGGTGACCTGGCTGACGGTGCCGCTGAGCTGGCCCGGCCCGGCGGCGTTGCACAGGCTGGACGCGAAGTCGAAGTAGAAGGCGGCATCGGACTTCACCCGGGTCTGGCAGGTG from Pseudomonas sp. S04 encodes the following:
- the kynA gene encoding tryptophan 2,3-dioxygenase; the encoded protein is MSQCPYSPGNQTDEWHNAELNFSDSMSYGDYLDLGRILSAQHPLSPDHNEMLFIIQHQTSELWMKLMLHELKAAREHVRLGELPPAFKMLARVSRIFDQLVHAWTVLATMTPTEYHAIRPFLGQSSGFQSFQYREIEFILGNKSATLLRPHAHRPELLAELQQSLATPSLYDEAIRLMVSAGLAIDPQRLTCDPTQPTAHDASVEAAWRVVYKNPTQYWDLYQLAEKFIDLEDSFRQWRFRHVTTVERIIGFQPGTGGTEGVGYLRKMLDTVLFPELWRVRSTL
- a CDS encoding amino acid permease, coding for MADEIQQQGTLKRGLKNRHIQLIALGGAIGTGLFLGSAGVLKSAGPSMILGYAIAGFIAFLIMRQLGEMIVEEPVAGSFSHFAHNYWGGFAGFLSGWNYWVLYVLVGMAELTAVGKYIQFWWPQVPTWVSAAVFFVLVNLINTMNVKVFGEMEFWFAIIKVVAIIGMIALGCYMLFSGTGGPQASVSNLWEHGGFFPNGTTGLLMAMAFIMFSFGGLELVGITAAEASEPRKVIPKAINQVVYRVLIFYVGALTVLLSLYPWDQLLQTLGASGDAYSGSPFVQIFALIGSDTAAQILNFVVLTAALSVYNSGVYCNSRMLYGLAEQGDAPKQLMKLTKQGVPLLALSVSALVTLLCVVVNYVAPHGALELLMALVVASLMINWALISLTHLKFRKAMHLKGIVPGFKAFWSPYTNYLCLAFMLMIVCVMLAIPGIRASVFAIPVWVAILYVAYRMRVARTRALSVAR
- the antC gene encoding anthranilate 1,2-dioxygenase electron transfer component AntC translates to MNHKVAFSFADGKTLFFPVQANEILLDAALRNGIKIPLDCREGVCGTCQGRCESGDYSQDYVDEEALSSLDLQQRKMLTCQTRVKSDAAFYFDFASSLCNAAGPGQLSGTVSQVTQVSASTAILHLALEPGAPLLDFLPGQYARLLIPGTSSKRSYSFANRPDASNQLQFLIRLLPDGAMSNYIRQRCQVGDRIELEAPLGAFYLRHITRPLVLVAGGTGLSALLGMLDEMAARGCDQPVHLYYGVRDAADLCEAARIQAYAQHLPGFRYTEVVSEPTPAWTGKRGYIAEHFDASQWRDSAADMYVCGPPPMVESIKTWLAAQSLEKVQLYYEKFTESNV